AGCCCCGTCGAGCCACCCCGGCATGGCCAGCCCAATCCGCAGTTTAGAACGGCTCGACACGCAAATCACGTGTAGCGTTGGCACGGCGAACCGGTTGGCCTACCTCTAGACTCTTCTCGTTGGCAAACGGTTAGTGTGCCCGTATCACTTCGTCGGAAAGTTGAAGAGGCAACGTGGACGAGATCCTGGCCAGGGCAGGAATCTTCCAAGGCGTGGAGCCCAGCGCAATCGCCGCACTGACGAAACAGCTGCAGCCCGTCGACTTCCCCCGTGGACACACGGTCTTCGCGGAAGGGGAGCCGGGCGATCGGCTGTACATCATCATCTCGGGGAAGGTCAAGATCGGTCGCCGGGCACCAGACGGCCGAGAAAACCTGTTAACCATCATGGGCCCGTCGGACATGTTCGGCGAGTTGTCGATCTTCGACCCGGGTCCGCGCACGTCCAGCGCGACCACGATCACCGAGGTGCGGGCGGTGTCGATGGACCGCGACGCGCTGCGGTCATGGATCGCCGATCGTCCCGAAATCTCCGAACAGCTGCTGCGGGTGCTGGCCCGCCGGCTGCGCCGCACCAACAACAACCTGGCCGACCTCATCTTCACCGATGTGCCCGGTCGGGTGGCCAAGCAGCTGTTGCAGCTCGCCCAGCGTTTCGGCACCCAGGAAGGTGGCGCATTGCGGGTCACCCACGACCTGACACAGGAAGAAATCGCCCAGCTGGTCGGGGCCTCACGCGAGACGGTGAACAAGGCACTGGCTGATTTCGCTCACCGCGGCTGGATCCGCCTTGAGGGCAAGAGTGTGCTGATCTCTGACTCCGAAAGACTGGCCCGCCGAGCGAGGTAAGCGCGCGCCGCGCGGGCGCAACCGAGCGAGCTAGCTTCCTCACGCCCAGCAGACACAGAGTCGCACGCAAACGACGGATTTTGTGCGATTGTGCGGCTGCTCGCGCTACCGAGTCCGCAGATAGTCCAGTTGTGCCTGCACCGACCATTCGGCCGCATTCCAAAGCTTTTCGTCAACGTCGAGGTAGACGTGTTCGACGACCTCGCGGACCGTGGCGTCGTCACCGAGATCCCGCAACGCGGCGCGTATCTGCTCCAGACGTTCGTGCCGGTGCAGCAGGTATCCCGATGCAATCGCTTCCAGGTCGAGCAAGTCCGGCCCGTGCCCCGGCAGCACGGTCCGCCGGCCCAGGCCACGCAGCCGGTGCAGCGATTCCAAGTAGTCGGCTAGGCTGCCGTCTTCCTTGTCGATGACGGTGGTCCCGCAACCCAACACGGTGTCGGCGGTCAACACGGCGTCGTCGAGGACAAATGACAGCGAATCTGCGGTGTGGCCAGGGGTGGCCAACACGGTAATGGTTAACCCGGCAACGTCGATCACTTCCCCGTCGGTCAGCGTCTCCCCATCACGTCGCAAGAACTGCGGATCCGCGGCCCGTACCGGCGCCCCGGTCAGCGCGACCAGTTTGTCGATGCCGCTGGTGTGGTCGCCATGACGATGACTGATCAGTACCAACGCGATGCGGCCAAGCGCGGCAACCCGTGCCAGGTGCTCGTCGTCGTCCGGGCCTGGATCGACAACGACCAGCTCGTCACTGAGCGGGCCGCGCAGCACCCAGGTGTTGGTGCCGTCCAACGTCAGCAAACCGGGGTTGTCGGCCAACAGGACCGACGCGGTGTCGGTGACCGCGCGCAGCTGGCCGTAGGCGGGATGGGTCAGCGACTCAGCTGTCTTCGACATCGGCCGCTAGCCGACCTCCACGATCAACTCGACTTCCACCGGCGCATCCAACGGTAGCTCGGATACGCCGACCGCCGAACGCGCATGCGCGCCGCTATCGCCGAACACCTCGGCCAGCAGATCGGAGGCCCCGTTGATCACGCTCGGCTGGCCGTGAAACCCCGGTGCCGAAGCGACAAACCCGACGACTTTGACCACCCGGGTCACCGCGTCGAGATCCACCAGCGAATCAACGGCTGCCAGCGCATTGAGCGCGCAGATCCGCGCGAGCGTCTTGCCCTCCTCCGGGTTGACGTCGGCGCCGAGCTTGCCGGTCCGCACCAGCTTGCCTGCCTCCAACGGCAGCTGGCCCGCGGTGTAGACCAGGTTGCCGGTGCGCACAGCTGGAACGTAGGCCGCCAGCGGCGCCGCCACTTGCGGTAGCGTGACACCGAGTTGCCCTAATCGGGCTTTAGCGCTCATTAACCCCGATACCTCCTACTTCGGGCGCTTCAGGTAAGCGACGTGCTGCTCACCGGTGGGCCCGGGCAGCACCGCCACCAGCTCCCAGCCATCGGCTCCCCACTGGTCGAGGATCTGTTTGGTGGCGTGCGTCAACAGCGGGACCGTGGCGTACTCCCATGCGGTGGGTTGGGTCATGACGCGAGCTTATCGGTCGGACTGGACCCGCTCCGCTCAGCCCGGTAGCCCGGAAAGATCGCCAGGCCATCGGGCTAGCATGCCATGGTGGCAACCACATCTAGCGGCGGTAGTTCCGTCGGCTGGCCGTCACGCTTGTCGGGGGTCCGACTGCACCTTGTCACCGGCAAAGGCGGTACCGGGAAGTCGACGATCGCGGCCGCGCTCGCGCTGACGCTGGCAGCGGGCGGCCGCAAAGTCCTACTCGTCGAAGTCGAGGGGCGCCAGGGGATTGCGCAACTCTTCGACGTCCCGCCACTGCCCTACCAGGAACTTAAGATCGCGACCGCCGAGCGCGGCGGCCAGGTCAACGCCTTGGCAATCGACATCGAGGCCGCCTTCCTGGAATACCTCGACATGTTTTACAACCTCGGTATCGCAGGCCGGGCCATGCGCCGTATCGGCGCGGTCGAGTTCGCGACGACGATCGCGCCCGGTCTGCGCGACGTGCTGCTCACCGGCAAGATCAAGGAGACGGTGGTGCGCCTCGACAAGAACAAGCTGCCGGTCTATGATGCAATCGTCGTCGATGCGCCTCCGACCGGGCGCATCGCGCGCTTCCTGGATGTCACCAAGGCGGTGTCCGATCTGGCCAAGGGCGGACCGGTGCATGCGCAAAGCGAAGGCGTGGTGAAGTTACTGCACTCCAACCAGACCGCCATCCATTTGGTCACTCTGTTAGAAGCGCTGCCGGTGCAGGAGACACTGGAAGCCATCGAGGAGCTTGCGCAGATGGAACTGCCGATCGGCAGTGTGATCGTGAACCGCAACATCCCCGCCCATTTGGAGCCTCAGGACTTGGCGAAGGCCGCCGAGGGCGAGGTCGATGCAGACTCGGTGCGGGCCGGGTTGTTGACGGCCGGGGTCAAGCTTCCCGACGCCGATTTCGCCGGCCTGCTTACCGAGACCATCCAGCATGCCACCCGAATCACCGCACGCGCCGAAATCGCACAACAGCTTGACGCCTTGCAGGTTCCGCGATTGGAATTGCCGACGGTCTCTGACGGCGTCGACCTTGGCAGCCTCTACGAGCTCTCGGAATCACTTGCCCAGCAGGGGGTTCGATGAGTGTCACACCGAAGACCCTCGATATGGGCGCAATCCTGGCCGACACATCCAACCGGGTGGTTGTGTGCTGCGGCGCCGGTGGGGTCGGCAAGACCACTACCGCGGCCGCGCTGGCGTTGCGCGCGGCCGAGTATGGCCGCACTGTGGTCGTTTTGACGATTGACCCAGCCAAGCGATTGGCACAAGCACTGGGGATCAACGATCTTGGCAACACACCACAACGCGTGCCATTGGCACCCGAGGTTCCCGGCGAGCTACACGCGATGATGCTCGACATGCGCCGCACGTTTGACGAAATGGTTATGCAATACTCTGGACCCGAACGGGCGCAATCGATTCTGGACAACCAGTTCTATCAGACCGTCGCCACATCGCTTGCCGGCACCCAAGAGTACATGGCTATGGAGAAGCTGGGCCAACTGCTAAGCCAGGACCGCTGGGACCTGATTGTGGTAGACACTCCGCCGTCGCGTAACGCGCTGGACTTCTTAGACGCGCCAAAGCGACTGGGCAGCTTCATGGATAGTCGGCTGTGGAGGCTGTTACTCGCTCCCGGCCGGGGCATCGGGCGGCTGATCACCGGCGTGATGGGATTGGCCATGAAGGCGTTGTCCACCGTGCTCGGTTCCCAGATGCTGGCCGACGCAGCAGCGTTCGTTCAATCGCTGGACGCCACGTTCGGTGGTTTCCGCGAGAAGGCAGACCGCACTTACGCGTTGTTGAAACGGCGCGGCACCCAGTTCGTGGTGGTGTCGGCGGCCGAACCCGACGCACTGCGCGAGGCGTCCTTCTTCGTCGACCGGCTATCGCAGGAGAGCATGCCGCTAGCGGGGCTGGTCTTCAACCGCACGCACCCGATGCTGTGCGCATTGCCGATCGAGCGGGCAATCGACGCCGCCGAAACGTTGGATGCCGAGACCACCGACTCCGACGCCACATCGCTGGCCGCAGCGGTGCTGCGTATCCATGCCGAGCGCGGGCAGACAGCCAAACGGGAGATCCGGCTGCTGTCCCGGTTCACCGGAGCCAACCCCACCGTGCCGGTCGTTGGGGTACCGTCGCTCCCGTTTGACGTCTCTGACCTGGAAGCGCTGCGGGCGCTCGCCGACCAGCTCACCACGGTCGGCAACGATGCGGGCCGCGCAGCGGGCCGCTGAGGAACCGGCCCATCAGTGACGGTCGGCAACGATGCGGGCCGCGCAGCGGGCCGCTGAGGAACCGGCCCATCAGTGACGGTCGGCGACGATGCGGGCCGTACAACATCTGACCGGGATCCGGCTATTGGGCACAAGCCAGTTCCTATTGGGCACAAGCCAATTAGAAATGAATGGCTTTTGCTGTAACCAAACCGTAATCAGAAGCGACGGGACCGCGGCACCTATCCGCAGTCCCTGAGTGGCTATCCGGCGGTGCCGGTGCGGCGCTTGCGCTTCTCAAGGTAGTCCGACCACGAAACCACCTCGGGATGTTGCTTGAGCAGAGCCCTGCGCTGGCGCTCGGTCATGCCACCCCAAACACCGAACTCGACCTTGTTGTCCAGCGCATCTGCCGCACACTCTTGCATTACCGGACAGTGACGGCAGATCACCGCGGCCTTGCGTTGTGCGGCTCCTCGAACAAAGAGTTCGTCAGGGTCGGTAGTCCGGCACAGCGCCTTGGATACCCACGCGATCCGCTCTTCCGCGTCTACGCTGCGTACCACGTTCTGTGCAGCCGTGAGGTTAGTCCTTCGAGCGGCTGGACGGGTTCCTGACACGAGCTGATCCCTTCCTCCCGGCCGCCGTGTGCGACCGCCCTCCTCGGAAACAGCCGATGCTGCGAGCGACGCCACACCATGCACATCGGTGTTACCTGTATCTCACTGATCTGTATAAGTCAGGTGGTCGTGTGCCAATTGCGCAACAGTACGATAACGCTTTTTTGGGACGAGCGTGCCGTCTTGTCTGGATCGGCCGGGGGAAATGCCGCCGCTTCGGTCCCGTTTACGGGGTCTGACCAGTGACGCAGCCGCAAATATCGCGCCCGCCCCGATCCCGCAGTGACTCACCCGCCCGCGGAAAGATTCTATTGGACCGAGCGGCACGGTGGAGTGACAGGAGGTCGCTACTGTAGTACGCATGCCCGAGCGCCTCCCGGCCGCGATCACCGTTCTGAAGCTGGCTGGGTGCTGTCTGTTGGCCAGTGTCGTCGCCACTGCGCTGACGTTCCCGTTCGCAGGCGGGCTAGGGCTGATGTCCAATCGTGCCTCTGAGGTCGTTGCCAACGGCTCGGCCCAGCTGCTCGAGGGGCAAGTGCCTGCGGTATCGACGATGGTCGACGCGAAGGGCAACACGATCGCGTGGCTGTACTCGCAGCGCCGGTTCGAGGTGCCCTCGGACAAGATCGCCAACACGATGAAGCTGGCGATCGTCTCGATTGAAGATAAGCGGTTCGCCGACCACAGCGGCGTGGACTGGAAGGGCACCCTGACCGGCCTGGCGGGCTACGCGTCCGGCGACCTCGACACGCGCGGCGGCTCGACGCTCGAACAACAGTACGTGAAGAACTACCAACTGCTGGTGACAGCCCAAACCGATGCCGAGAAGCGAGCGGCCGTCGAAACCACTCCGGCCCGCAAGCTTCGCGAGATCCGGATGGCACTCACGCTGGACAAGACCTTCACAAAATCTGAAATCCTGACCCGATACTTGAACCTGGTCTCGTTCGGCAATAACTCGTTCGGCGTGCAGGACGCGGCGCAAACGTACTTCGGCATCAACGCGTCCGACCTGAATTGGCAGCAAGCGGCGCTGCTGGCCGGCATGGTGCAATCGACCAGCACGCTCAACCCGTACACCAACCCCGACGGCGCGCTGGCCCGGCGGAACGTGGTCCTCGACACCATGATCGAGAACCTTCCCGGGGAGGCGGAGGCGTTGCGTGCCGCCAAGGCCGAGCCGCTGGGGGTACTGCCGCAGCCCAATGAGTTGCCGCGCGGCTGCATCGCGGCCGGCGACCGCGCATTCTTCTGCGACTACGTCCAGGAGTACCTGTCTCGGGCCGGGATCAGCAAGGAGCAGGTCGCCACGGGCGGGTACCTGATCCGCACCACCCTGGACCCAGAGGTGCAGGCACCGGTCAAGGCCGCCATCGACAAGTACGCCAGCCCGAACCTGGCCGGTATTTCCAGCGTGATGAGCGTGATCAAACCGGGTAAGGATGCGCACAAGGTGTTGGCCATGGCCAGTAACCGCAAATACGGGCTGGATCTAGAAGCCGGCGAAACCATGCGGCCGCAGCCATTCTCCCTGGTTGGCGACGGCGCCGGGTCTATCTTCAAGATCTTCACCACGGCCGCTGCTCTGGACATGGGCATGGGTATTAACGCCCAACTCGACGTGCCGCCCCGATTCCAGGCCAAAGGTCTGGGAAGTGGCGGGGCAAAGGGGTGCCCCAAAGAGACCTGGTGTGTGGTGAACGCCGGCAACTACCGCGGCTCGATGAATGTCACCGACGCGCTGGCAACCTCGCCAAACACCGCGTTCGCCAAGCTGATCTCGCAGGTCGGGGTGGGGCGTGCGGTCGATATGGCCATCAAACTCGGGCTGAGGTCTTATGCGAATCCCGGCACCGCACGCGACTACAACCCCGACAGCAATGAGAGCTTGGCTGACTTCGTCAAACGACAGAACCTGGGTTCGTTCACCCTCGGCCCCATCGAGTTAAACGCGCTGGAGCTGTCCAACGTGGCGGCCACGTTGGCATCCGGCGGCGTGTGGTGCCCCCCCAACCCAATCGACCAGCTCATCGACCGCAACGGCAACGAAGTCGCGGTCACCACCGAGACGTGCGACCAGGTGGTGCCCGCAGGGCTGGCGAACACCCTCGCCAACGCGATGAGCAAGGACGCCGTGGGCAGCGGCACGGCGGCCGGTTCGGCCGGCGCGGCGGGCTGGGATCTGCCGATGTCCGGCAAAACCGGCACCACCGAGGCGCACCGGTCGGCCGGCTTCGTGGGCTTCACCAACCGCTACGCGGCGGCGAACTACATCTACGACGACTCCAGCTCGCCGACAGATCTGTGTTCCGGCCCGCTGCGCCATTGCGGCAGCGGCGACTTGTACGGCGGCAACGAGCCATCCCGCACCTGGTTCGCCGCGATGAAGCCGATCGCCAACAACTTCGGCGAAGTGCAGCTACCACCGACCGATCCACGCTATGTCGACGGCGCACCAGGCTCACGGGTACCAAGCGTGGCCGGTCTGGATGTCGACGCCGCACGCCAGCGCCTCAAGGACGCGGGCTTCCAGGTCGCCGACCAAACCAACTCGGTCAACAGCTCCGCCAAGTATGGTGAGGTGGTCGGAACGTCGCCCAGCGGTCAAACAATTCCGGGTTCGATCGTCACGATCCAGATCAGCAACGGCATCCCGCCGGCTCCGCCTCCGCCACCGCTGCCTGAGGATGGTGGGCCGCCACCGCCGGTCGGATCGCAGGTGGTGGAGATTCCGGGGCTGCCGCCGATCACCATTCCGCTGCTGGCGCCACCACCCCCAGCGCCTCCCCCGTAGGCCCTCCCAATCGGCCTCGTGCCGCTGCAGACGCGCGATCAGACCTCGACCGGCAGTAGGCTGCGTGCATGGCTGCTGTCTTGCCCACCTTGATCCGCACCGGCGCCGTGGCGTTGGGCTCGGCCATCGCCGGGATTGGTTACGCTGCGCTGGTCGAGCGCAATGCATTCGTCCTGCGCGAGGTGACCATGCCAGTCTTGACTCCGGGCTCCACACCGCTGCGGGTGCTGCACATCAGCGATCTGCATATGCTGCCCAACCAGCACCGCAAACAGGCCTGGCTGCGCGAGCTCGCCAGCTGGGAGCCGGATCTGGTCGTCAACACCGGTGACAACCTGGCTCACCCCAAGGCGGTGCCCGCCGTCGTCCAAACCCTGAGCGATCTGCTGTCCCGGCCGGGTGTCTTCGTGTTCGGCAGCAACGACTACTTTGGGCCGCGCCTGAAGAACCCAATGAACTATCTGACCAGCCCGGATCACCGCGTCCGCGGAGCAGCGCTGCCCTGGCAGGATCTGCGGGCGGCGTTCACCGAACGTGGGTGGCTCGACCTAACCCATACCCGCCGCGAGTTCGAAGTTGCCGGTCTGCACATCGCCGCTGCGGGCGTCGACGACCCGCATATCGACCGAGACCGCTACGACACCATCGCCGGCCCGGCCAGCCCGGCCGCCAACCTGCGGCTGGGGCTCACCCATTCACCGGAGCCGCGGGTGTTGGACCGCTTCGCCGCCGATGGTTACCAGTTGGTGCTGGCCGGCCACACCCACGGCGGGCAGCTGTGCCTGCCGTTGTACGGGGCGCTGGTCACTAACTGCGGTCTGGACCGCTCCCGGGCCAAAGGAGCGTCACACTGGGGTGCAAACATGCGGCTGCACGTCTCCGCCGGGATCGGCACTTCGCCGTTTGCGCCGGTGAGATTCTGCTGCCGGCCCGAAGCAACCCTGCTGACGTTGATCGCGACCCCAATGGGCGGGCGCGATTCGAGCAGCAACCTGGGCCGCTCACAGCCGACAGTGTCGGTGCGTTGAGCGGCGGGGCCTGTATCGCGGTCCGCAGCCTATCCCGGAGCTGGACGGACAACGCGATCCGGTTGATCGAGGCGGACGCCCGCCGTAGCGCCGACACCCACCTGCTGCGCTACCCACTGCCCGCTGCCTGGTGCACGGATGTCGACGTCGAGCTGTACCTCAAGGACGAGACGACCCATATCACCGGCAGTCTCAAACACCGGTTGGCACGTTCGTTGTTCCTCTATGCGCTATGCAACGGCTGGATCAACGAGAACACCACGGTGGTGGAGGCATCGTCGGGTTCAACGGCGGTGTCCGAGGCCTATTTCGCGGCGCTGCTGGGTCTGCCGTTCATCGCCGTGATGCCGGCCGCGACCAGCGCTTCCAAAATCGCGTTGATCGAATCACAAGGTGGCCGTTGTCATTTCGTCCAGAATTCAAGTCAAGTGTACGCCGAGGCGGAGCGCGTCGCCAAGGAAACCGGCGGCCACTATCTGGACCAGTTCACCAACGCGGAGCGCGCAACCGACTGGCGCGGCAACAACAACATCGCCGAGTCGATCTACGTGCAAATGCGCGAAGAGAAGCACCCCACCCCGGAATGGATCGTCGTGGGTGCGGGCACCGGCGGAACCAGCGCGACGATCGGCCGCTACATCCGCTACCGACGGCACGCGACCCGGCTGTGCGTCGTCGATCCGGAGAATTCCGCGTTCTTCCCCGCGTACTCCGAAGGCCGGTACGACATCGTCATGCCCACATCGTCCCGTATCGAGGGCATCGGCCGGCCGCGGGTCGAGCCGTCGTTTCTGCCCGGTGTGGTCGACCGCATGGTGGCGGTCCCCGACGCGGCGTCGATCGCTGCCGCCCGGCATGTCAGCGCCGTTCTGGGGCGCCGAGTGGGACCGTCTACCGGCACCAACCTCTGGGGCGCGTTCGGACTGCTCGCCGAGATGGTCAAGCAGGGCCGCAGCGGCTCGGTGGTCACACTGCTCGCCGACAGCGGCGATCGCTACGCCGACACCTACTTTTCCGACGAGTGGGTCAGTGCCCAGGGGCTCGATCCGGCCGGGCCGGCTGCGGCGCTGGTGGAATTCGAGCGCTCCTGTCGATGGACGTGACGGTCGGACCTGCGGTTTGGCTAGTCAACGGTCCGGTGCGATAGGCTGTCGTGGCTTCAAGCGGGGTGTGGCGCAGCTTGGTAGCGCGCTTCGTTCGGGACGAAGAGGCCGTGGGTTCAAATCCCGCCACCCCGACCGAGAGATCGCTGACGACAGCCTTACCCGGCGCAGCGTGGTAGCTTGCTGCAGTCTGCTCGGGCGGCAGCGCCACCCTGACGGTGCTGGTTGACCATGCCGGACAGCACGTCAACGCACAGGCATTTCCAACGGAAGTTGTAGGTTACCGGCCGCCCTAAAACACGGTGCACTTTTCGTTAAAGGTTGTGGGTGTGGATCCAACGAAATTCGTTGCCCCGGCGTGGGCAGCGCCGTGTCCACAGGGGGACCCGCCGCGCATTACGCCTATGGGCCCACCCCCGTACCGCGGGAGTTGGCTCTGCACCCCGAGCCAATCATGCTTCTCTCGGAGTCCGACGCGGGACTGGGACGACTCGCATGAGCCGGACGCCTCCTGCCTGACCCCCACCTGCTAGGAACGTAAACCGGGAGAGTTTCGTCGGAGCCAGAATTGGATTTCCTCCCCGAGCAATCGGCCCGAAACCGCGGGGTTGTTTCCGCCGACCGTCGACAACATGTGGCGTGCGTTGGATGACTGGGAAATGTATCTCCACGACGCAGCGCCACAACTGCCGCTCTTGATCCGTTGCGCCCTGGTGCATTACCAATTCGAGGCGATCGGGCCATTTCTCGACGGCAACGCACGACTCGGGCGTCTGTTCATCATCCTTTGCCTTGTTGCATTGGGACGGTTGCCGCTAACGGGCGGGGCGAAACCGCACCCGAGTGCCGCGGCGGGGCACAAGCATGATGGAGCGCCGCACGATCCGCTCTGGCTCGTCGTCGACGGCGGTGAACTCGCCCTCGCGCAGCAGCACGTGCAATACGGTGATCAACTCTCGCATCGAAAAGTTCGCACCCAGACAGCGTTTCACGCCGCCGCCGAACGGAACCCAGGCATAGGTTTGCGGCCGCGTACCGAGGAACCGCTCGGGGCGGAACTCGTGTGGGTGCTCATACACCTCGGCGCTGCGGTTGATCGCGATGATGTGGACCACGATTCGTGTGCCAGCCTCCACACGGTAACCGCCGATGGTTAGTGGTTGCGCGGCGACACGAGCCGTCAACGGCGCGGGCGGACGCACCCGCAACGTCTCGTTGATCACCGCCGTCGTGAAGGCTTCCCCACCGCCAACGGCCTCCGCTCGCACGCGCCGCAACGCGTCCGGATGGTGCAGCAGCAAGTCGAACGCCCACGCCAACGTGGTCGCCGTGGTTTCATGCCCCGCCAGCACGAGGGTGATCAGATCGTCGCGGATCTCGCTGTCTGACAACTGTTCCCCGGACTCTCCGCGCGCGCTCACGAGCAACGACAGGACGTCGTGTCGCTCGCCCAGGCGTGGATCGGCGCGCCGCTGCGCAATGAGCGCCATGACGACGTCGTCGATCTCGGTGTTGGCGCGGGCGCGTGCAGGCCAGACTCGTAGTGCGCCCAACCGACGCAGTGCGTAGCGCACGGTCAACTGCTCTGAAACACCAAGATTCAACAGCCGCTCGAACGGCCGGCCCAAGCGCCGGACCTCCTCGGGGTCGTCGACCCCGAATATGACCTTGACGATCACATCCAGCATCAGCGACCGCGCCACCGTCAACATCGCAAACGGACGGTCAACCGGCCATGTATGCATCGCCGCGCGAGTGGAGTTCTCGATAATCGGAACGTAACGATCCAGCGCAGCGCCATGTAATGGCGGCGTCAAGAGTTTTCGACGTCGAAGATGCTCCGGCTCCTCCTGGACAAACATCGACCCCGACCCATAGATCGCCGCTGCCGGCCCCACCCCCTCGCCCCCGAGCAGGACGTCGGTGGGAGCGGTGAAAACCTCCTTGGCCAGCGCCGAGTCGGACACGATCGCAACGTCACCCAGGCTGAGAATGGGCATCGTCATGATCGGTCCGTACCGACGGATCAGTCGCAGCATCCGGCGCTCGCCACCCGCCAGGTAGGCAACCGCGTAGGCGGCCGCGAAGGCCGCGCGAAATCCACGGGGCGCCGGCAAGCCCGGTGGGCCGCCCAAAGCATCCGGCGCGTGCTCCCGGCGAACCGCAAACGCTGCCACGCCTACGACAGAAGCACAGCGTTTCGGGTCGGTCAACGCAGCAGGGCTAGCAAGCGACCTCAGCACCATCGGTTCCCGAAGGTGCGGTCCGGCGCTACCGCGTCGAAAATCGCAGACCGCGCCAGCCGGTTGGGAATGAGGCCGTTTCACCGGCGGGCGTCCCGCGCAGCGTTTCGCCGCAGACCCTATGTTGGCCATGCGCGATATAGGCCACCCGGCACCAAGGTGCCATGACCGCCACAACCAGGGCCGCGGCGGCAACCGCCAGGTGTCCGATCGTCAGCGCAACTAAACCCGCAACCAGCCCGACAGCCCACACGGCAGCCACCACCAGCCCCGGCACATTGACACTCGCGGGGACGCTGCCGCTACCGCTTGGCTGCGGCGCGGATGCATGATCACCGGCGTCACTCCCGGTGTAGACCATGACCACTCCCAGCGATAAAAGGTTGCCGATCAAGGTAACCCATACAGGCCGTCGGCAGCCACCGGCGAACAGCTCTTCGAGGATGCCGTCAGGACATTGACAGCTACCAGACACCATTTCCACACCGTCAAAATGTGGCGCGTGACACGCACGGCGGCACGCTGGCAACGTGGCGTGCGCCGCAGGCCTCGACTATCTGGTGCCGATCACAGCATGCATGCTCGTCGGTTTGTACGGCGTTACCGGTCGATCCTGCCGCCCCGTACCCCAGTCAAGGCATCGTGGAGCGTGGAAAACAACCGAAAGGTCTTGTCCAGACCCATCAGATGAATCGGCCTTCTGGTTACCGAACCCCGTGCAACCACCCCGAACTTGACGGATTGGCCTATCTTTTCGGATGTTGCCGCCAAAATCTTCAGCCCCACCGACCCCAGAAACTCCACCGCGGAAAGGTCGATGACTAGCGCCGTCGGATTGTCGGCCACAACTTCGCCGATGGCCTCTTCAAGTGCCGCAGCGGTGATCAAATCAATCTCACCACCGATGCTGAGCACGGCGACCCCGTTATGGTCGGCAACCGTGACGGTGATCGAGTCGGGAGCTGACAATGGCGATCCTCTTGTCCGAGCCGTCCGTGTGGTGAAAGCCTAGCCCGCCTGCGAACTGCGG
Above is a window of Mycobacterium tuberculosis H37Rv DNA encoding:
- the ponA2 gene encoding bifunctional penicillin-insensitive transglycosylase/penicillin-sensitive transpeptidase (membrane-associated penicillin-binding protein 1A/1B PonA2 (murein polymerase)); translation: MPERLPAAITVLKLAGCCLLASVVATALTFPFAGGLGLMSNRASEVVANGSAQLLEGQVPAVSTMVDAKGNTIAWLYSQRRFEVPSDKIANTMKLAIVSIEDKRFADHSGVDWKGTLTGLAGYASGDLDTRGGSTLEQQYVKNYQLLVTAQTDAEKRAAVETTPARKLREIRMALTLDKTFTKSEILTRYLNLVSFGNNSFGVQDAAQTYFGINASDLNWQQAALLAGMVQSTSTLNPYTNPDGALARRNVVLDTMIENLPGEAEALRAAKAEPLGVLPQPNELPRGCIAAGDRAFFCDYVQEYLSRAGISKEQVATGGYLIRTTLDPEVQAPVKAAIDKYASPNLAGISSVMSVIKPGKDAHKVLAMASNRKYGLDLEAGETMRPQPFSLVGDGAGSIFKIFTTAAALDMGMGINAQLDVPPRFQAKGLGSGGAKGCPKETWCVVNAGNYRGSMNVTDALATSPNTAFAKLISQVGVGRAVDMAIKLGLRSYANPGTARDYNPDSNESLADFVKRQNLGSFTLGPIELNALELSNVAATLASGGVWCPPNPIDQLIDRNGNEVAVTTETCDQVVPAGLANTLANAMSKDAVGSGTAAGSAGAAGWDLPMSGKTGTTEAHRSAGFVGFTNRYAAANYIYDDSSSPTDLCSGPLRHCGSGDLYGGNEPSRTWFAAMKPIANNFGEVQLPPTDPRYVDGAPGSRVPSVAGLDVDAARQRLKDAGFQVADQTNSVNSSAKYGEVVGTSPSGQTIPGSIVTIQISNGIPPAPPPPPLPEDGGPPPPVGSQVVEIPGLPPITIPLLAPPPPAPPP
- the crp gene encoding cAMP receptor protein (transcriptional regulator Crp) yields the protein MDEILARAGIFQGVEPSAIAALTKQLQPVDFPRGHTVFAEGEPGDRLYIIISGKVKIGRRAPDGRENLLTIMGPSDMFGELSIFDPGPRTSSATTITEVRAVSMDRDALRSWIADRPEISEQLLRVLARRLRRTNNNLADLIFTDVPGRVAKQLLQLAQRFGTQEGGALRVTHDLTQEEIAQLVGASRETVNKALADFAHRGWIRLEGKSVLISDSERLARRAR
- a CDS encoding anion transporter ATPase; this encodes MSVTPKTLDMGAILADTSNRVVVCCGAGGVGKTTTAAALALRAAEYGRTVVVLTIDPAKRLAQALGINDLGNTPQRVPLAPEVPGELHAMMLDMRRTFDEMVMQYSGPERAQSILDNQFYQTVATSLAGTQEYMAMEKLGQLLSQDRWDLIVVDTPPSRNALDFLDAPKRLGSFMDSRLWRLLLAPGRGIGRLITGVMGLAMKALSTVLGSQMLADAAAFVQSLDATFGGFREKADRTYALLKRRGTQFVVVSAAEPDALREASFFVDRLSQESMPLAGLVFNRTHPMLCALPIERAIDAAETLDAETTDSDATSLAAAVLRIHAERGQTAKREIRLLSRFTGANPTVPVVGVPSLPFDVSDLEALRALADQLTTVGNDAGRAAGR
- a CDS encoding beta lactamase, which produces MSKTAESLTHPAYGQLRAVTDTASVLLADNPGLLTLDGTNTWVLRGPLSDELVVVDPGPDDDEHLARVAALGRIALVLISHRHGDHTSGIDKLVALTGAPVRAADPQFLRRDGETLTDGEVIDVAGLTITVLATPGHTADSLSFVLDDAVLTADTVLGCGTTVIDKEDGSLADYLESLHRLRGLGRRTVLPGHGPDLLDLEAIASGYLLHRHERLEQIRAALRDLGDDATVREVVEHVYLDVDEKLWNAAEWSVQAQLDYLRTR
- the whiB4 gene encoding transcriptional regulator WhiB4, which gives rise to MSGTRPAARRTNLTAAQNVVRSVDAEERIAWVSKALCRTTDPDELFVRGAAQRKAAVICRHCPVMQECAADALDNKVEFGVWGGMTERQRRALLKQHPEVVSWSDYLEKRKRRTGTAG
- a CDS encoding anion transporter ATPase yields the protein MVATTSSGGSSVGWPSRLSGVRLHLVTGKGGTGKSTIAAALALTLAAGGRKVLLVEVEGRQGIAQLFDVPPLPYQELKIATAERGGQVNALAIDIEAAFLEYLDMFYNLGIAGRAMRRIGAVEFATTIAPGLRDVLLTGKIKETVVRLDKNKLPVYDAIVVDAPPTGRIARFLDVTKAVSDLAKGGPVHAQSEGVVKLLHSNQTAIHLVTLLEALPVQETLEAIEELAQMELPIGSVIVNRNIPAHLEPQDLAKAAEGEVDADSVRAGLLTAGVKLPDADFAGLLTETIQHATRITARAEIAQQLDALQVPRLELPTVSDGVDLGSLYELSESLAQQGVR